The following is a genomic window from Pieris rapae chromosome 24, ilPieRapa1.1, whole genome shotgun sequence.
TACTCACTTCGTTGATAATAACTGTGGGCACGAACGAAAGAGGGCGCTGAACGACATCTGTCTTATCTCCATAAGCCGCCAGCAGATTGTCGCCTTGTTCACCCGCCGCACATTTCTTCAGTTTGTCTGATTCTCCTTCACGTTTGACTTGTTGCAGACACTAAAAATTTGACGATTTTAAGGGTATGCTTATAGGGAGAGTACTAAGACCACAAGTTTTGACAAATGTTATAAATGACTGCAGTGCTATTATAACTGCagaaagagtggcggagagtttattgccaattcTTCTCGTCTATTATAACTTGAGACCTGGTagtgaatgtaaaattagaagcatttaatgtatatttcttttttgacgttcataactgTACATTGcattacctaaatgaataaatgattttgaatctaagtacaaattatatagaaaaccTCAAAACTACGAATACTTAAAGAaagtaaagttatttattggaAATAGGGTTTACTTACAGTATCTAAAGATTTGTCAGGATTAGTCTGGCCCATCAGACAAATAACCATCTCCATTTTGTCTGTATCCTGCAGTTTCTTGTCTTTAAGAATACATGCTTGCAgctaaaatcaacaaaatgaaatatcaGATTATGTAACCTAGGCATAGTTATTGGAAGCTACATAGActgaatattacaaatatcaaGTGGTatacaaaagtatattatgtttacaattttataactcTAAGATGCGGTCTCGGTCCGGGATAAATCCTCCTATTTCCACTCCACTATTGTATTTGCCATTGTCTTCCAACTTTTGACTACCCTTTCAATTTCGTCCATCACTCTTTTGGCCATTCCATTCTGACAAATGGGCTGGCCTAAACTTAAAAATGCGGCCCCTGGAACAAGGTCTTTCCCGCCCTATTTTATTTGCCATCATGATCCAAATTTTGACAGCTACCTTCCTAATCTCGTCCATCGTTCTTTTGGTCTACCCTTGTTTCTTTTACCATTTGTCAGAATGGACTGGCCCAAAAGCGTGTCCATAtaagcttagttaaataaattaaatcacaattagtcaaatgtattaaataatttttgtttgtttgcttccttttataaatctttttattcttaaatgcatcatgtattccatctttggctatattctcagtgtatttgtatgtaattatgtataatttatgatagctgtaggagtactaaataaataaataaatataacttacttTATTTCCGTAGCATTCGTCCTCTCCATGGTGACAGTTAAACAGCCATTTTCCATTTGGTTTGTCGTGctgaaaatatactttttatatagaaatggaCATGGACTATTGGAGAGCCTGTTCAGAAGGTTTATCTGCCCTAATGAACCTATATTAAACTATCTAGTGATAGGAGAGTAGAAGTTCCACTcctttccttttttaaatagaggAACCAAATCATATAGTGCCTGGGTATCTCAGCAATGAAGGAGTGGAAAATGGAGCGGAGTGCTTCTGGATGGACAGAAATAATTTGGCTAGGTAAGCAATGAGAACATTTGCATGGCTCCAAAAACTGACAGACATGGTCGACTGAACAAAACACTAGTTATTTAGTTACAAAATCATAAATTCTGTATTAATACGtctgtttcattatatatctataaagtacagtaaagtagttaaatctcgatattcaatcaagtcgctagcattttgatttaaataaagcagtgtCGTCATTAATAATGTGAAACTATGGGTACTGTAACTGTACTGTACTGTATTCTAGAGATCTTTCCAGGCTTCGCACTgcattgcaataaaaataccggACGGCGCAGTcagggaatcgaacccagatCGTTTGGTTACGCGCCAAGTTAAGCTATCCGAGACTAGTACATGAAAAACCAGCTGTTTAGTTAGTATTATCTTTtactaacataacttttacacatttaaagaaaacacttttttacggattaaagttatgtattattgtaaacttataattatttaaacataatttgaaatttatccGTGccttacagcgtgcgtggtcacggtgactgaagacaaaaggtgttaaatgtcagaaagtatcacagctgtagaaaatgttgtattatctgtatttatttccccggagttttTATGGATGGTGGAGAGTTGGAACTCCGAagcgtcggttaaatttaaattatgtttaaataattataagtttacaataatacataactttaaaccgtaaaaaagtgttttctttaaagctGTTTAGTTGCtgtatagataattaataaccTAGATACCGACTGCAGCGCTATCTGCCGGGCGGATTTGTAAAAATCCGACGaacgaaaatttataaaattatcattcaaatctatataatagaattatgtatataaagataatattatagtaatatacatatgtttgacctagttttatttaaaattatagtttacactcatatttagacataatttaaaatttcctcAAATCCATTTTTCTATGGaatgaatgtttttaaatacttacagtACTCTTTCCATAGGGCACCAGCTTAACCTTGACAGATCCGCGCATCTCCCTCCAAATTGGTGCCAACTGAGTTGTGATAAAGGCCTTACTATCTGGGCATAATGACTCGTAGTAAACTGCTATCTTCACCTGGAAACATGAGAGCAGTTTCAGTTAAACAGTTAATTATAAGAGGACAGttataggccggcaacgcatctCCTACCATCTAcatctatctatctatgaCTATTTTTATAGGCTgattgtgtttttaataattatacaaccTCATTATAATAGAAGTTCTTgcctaataatatatatataatatatatataacttaaatatggTTGATAAAACTCGCCGAAATGTCAATGTgtgtgtaaagagcgaagagattgcattctatccgtcgccaaaaatggattgtctttgtaggttttggttattgggatgcagatagaagatcgatcgactgtccacaatctcagattgttttctatctgagattgtggattaatgattgggttcgggcgtaagtgATGAGCATAGAAGGAGACCATTTaactatgatttaaaaaactacattATCCAGGCTTTATTATACACGGGTGTTTGACCTCAACATAAGCTAGAACATGCAAATACACAAACACGCAAAGGgcgaaataaaacaataaatcatataaaacgtAATGACCTCATTCCCACCTGCGCGTACTGCGCAGCTGCTAGCCTAGCACGAGATTTATTGTCTATCGTTTAAAACGATATCGTAACGCATCCGCTCCTTCGATATGTCAATaacgaatataaataataataataaatcagtggtgctaccacctctttaggtcttggcctcagatttctgaatctgtttcatgatcgtttttaaatctaatatacaagtaggtgatcagcctccagtgcctgacacacgtcgtcgacgtCGAGTCTatgacatgtcggtttcctcacgatgttttccctTCACCGTAAGAGCAAATGATAAATGCGCACattgaaagaaaatccattggtgaaTCAATCCACgcttgaagccactaggccaacactgctcttaataACGAATATCGTATATCTAAAATGAATTGTAGTGCCAGGTTGCATTATgcgttataattttttaaaataaaatatagatgtcTTTTAGCTCTTGGAGTAATCAATTATAAGTTTGTTCCAGAGTAAGTTTTAGAAGTTAGGcttatgtcaa
Proteins encoded in this region:
- the LOC111000447 gene encoding gamma-interferon-inducible lysosomal thiol reductase isoform X2 encodes the protein MRSLLVICALAFMCGVFAKSKKDDNKVKIAVYYESLCPDSKAFITTQLAPIWREMRGSVKVKLVPYGKSTHDKPNGKWLFNCHHGEDECYGNKLQACILKDKKLQDTDKMEMVICLMGQTNPDKSLDTCLQQVKREGESDKLKKCAAGEQGDNLLAAYGDKTDVVQRPLSFVPTVIINEKFDQAIQDEAIKDLKSVVCRVAINKPASC
- the LOC111000447 gene encoding gamma-interferon-inducible lysosomal thiol reductase isoform X1, with protein sequence MSVLKQVICVLIRKYKMRSLLVICALAFMCGVFAKSKKDDNKVKIAVYYESLCPDSKAFITTQLAPIWREMRGSVKVKLVPYGKSTHDKPNGKWLFNCHHGEDECYGNKLQACILKDKKLQDTDKMEMVICLMGQTNPDKSLDTCLQQVKREGESDKLKKCAAGEQGDNLLAAYGDKTDVVQRPLSFVPTVIINEKFDQAIQDEAIKDLKSVVCRVAINKPASC